In one Lolium rigidum isolate FL_2022 chromosome 3, APGP_CSIRO_Lrig_0.1, whole genome shotgun sequence genomic region, the following are encoded:
- the LOC124697784 gene encoding uncharacterized protein LOC124697784, which yields MELWNDRHHVWLRSRGTGDYLHADDDGVGVSLQGCRATLNAAWAVHVYHNDLGMYLLLHCAAYGTYLAATARRAPLAHRGFRVVQRNYDQPEVQSIMWQVIGAGPATGNAVLLRSVGGRYLRANGKYLLVNNAVTVDDYDNISNMMHWIVEPIPARMGMPAISDRPIKEHLPGDFSVVVLRRTVEPLRLIRFVLSNNDGLYPEEGWSECRFRGRSVYRLRNDLARRLGFSHGLYILMCVRAGRYGRLTPLVQNLPRHRHEVTIEIVVFMERALDAACLDILELDVNLLVLETTVD from the exons ATGGAGCTGTGGAACGACAGGCACCACGTGTGGCTGCGGAGCCGCGGGACCGGCGACTACCTCCACGCCGACGACGACGGGGTGGGCGTCTCCCTCCAGGGGTGCCGCGCGACGCTCAACGCGGCGTGGGCGGTGCACGTCTACCACAACGACCTCGGCATGTACCTGCTCCTCCACTGCGCCGCCTACGGCACCTACCTCGCCGCCACGGCCAGGCGGGCGCCGCTCGCGCACCGCGGCTTCCGCGTCGTGCAGCGCAACTACGACCAGCCGGAGGTGCAGTCCATCATGTGGCAGGTCATCGGGGCCGGCCCTGCGACCGGGAACGCCGTCCTGCTCCGCAGCGTCGGCGGCCGCTACCTCCGCGCCAACGGCAAGTACCTCCTCGTCAACAACGCCGTCACCGTCGACGACTACGACAACATCAGCAACATGATGCACTGGATCGTCGAGCCCATCCCCGCCAGGATGGGCATGCCTGCCATTTCAGATCGCCCGATCAAG GAGCATCTCCCCGGGGACTTCTCCGTGGTCGTTCTGCGACGCACGGTGGAGCCGTTGCGGCTGATTCGGTTCGTGCTGTCGAACAACGACGGGCTCTACCCCGAGGAGGGCTGGTCGGAGTGCCGTTTCAGGGGGAGGTCCGTGTACCGCCTGAGGAACGACCTGGCCCGCCGCCTTGGCTTCAGCCACGGGCTCTACATCCTCATGTGCGTCCGAGCGGGCCGCTACGGGAGGCTCACCCCACTCGTCCAAAACCTGCCCCGCCACCGCCATGAAGTTACCATCGAGATCGTCGTCTTCATGGAAAGGGCGCTAG ATGCTGCTTGTCTTGATATTTTGGAATTGGATGTTAATCTGCTTGTGCTTGAAACAACAGTTGACTGA